Part of the Lycium ferocissimum isolate CSIRO_LF1 chromosome 6, AGI_CSIRO_Lferr_CH_V1, whole genome shotgun sequence genome, GTTGGAACGAGAGTGATGTTTATTTGGCAATATAGGACTTGAGCCTTACATGTTGTGGGAAGATTCTACCAGATAATCATCTCCTTCTTCATCAACCTTCTTAAAGTAAACTCGGTATTCCTGTGTCATCTGTCTAACAGCAGCAACTGGTCCAGTTAATCCCATTATTCTTGGGTCAAACTCTGCATTACATGCAAATAAAATTAGTAAAGCTAAAGTGTAGGAAATAAACATCAAACAACAGGAGACAACTATAGGATTGAACCCTTTTCTCTTCAAACCCACGACCCCCGGTTGGGATCTCTTTCCACAATTCATTCAGTAAGAAATCCCTTCCAgaacctagagagagaaagagatcCGAGAAGCTAGATCCAGACCTTTAAGATAAGCTCGAAGGTGCGAAGGTGTGTCGCGTTGAGGATCAATTGTGACAAATACTGGGAGAATCTTTTGATCCTGTTTTGACTCTTTTAGGACCacaaagcaaaaagaaaattacaacATCAGTAACATACGTCAGTAAACAAGAAAATATCATATCCATTAAAGAACCCAAGTTGAACCTAGAATATCAATAGTTTTGGCCATCTTTTGGACTTCTGCTGGACCAACATCAGGAGATGAAGTATAACCAAAGTAGAGAAGAACCCAGTTTCCCAGCAAGTTGCGCTCTGTCACCAAATGACCTTCTGTATCAACCAAACTGAATGGGCCGCCAATGATTGGCCCTTGGTTTGCACTTCTTTCAAATTTCTCGCCTTGACCTGAAAGGCGAGAAAACATTATATCGTATACCATTCATTAATATTTATGGCACTACAAAATTaatcagaaaataaatgcatatgGTACTCCATAAAAAGCATGATTCAAGTGGACAAACATATCAACACTTTCtgataaaggaaaaataagtaGAGAGTAGGATAGTGCAActaactattttatttatgacaACGAACTATTTTATTTGAACTAGAAAAGATACTGAGACTGCCATGAGAAGTCTATCAATGAGCCCAGTATCTGGAAGATAACTAAGATAGTTTCAAGCACTGTCAGTACATCTTTTCAGGTACAGAAGCTGTAGAATATGTGACTCATCCATTTATCATATCTTTTATGGAATGTCATCTTCTGCAAGAGGATTATACCACTTTCTAATTCGCTAAACACCTACATCCTTAATCTAAGAGTTAATTTCAGCACTCAAAGGCAAATAATTTATTGAGGCGAAGTTGGACTGAAAGGCATATAAAGTAGTTCCAAGGTCAAGTTTAGTTGATAAAGGTTTGATCAGAAAAAATCCGGAGCCCCACCTTTTGGAATTGCTCTCCTTTCATCATTataatgaagaaaaaggatCAGTCCACCAAATCCTCCCAAAACAGCTCCAGGCTGCAAAGTAGAATTAAGATGAAGACAAGTAAGAAAAAGGAACCATAGACAACTGCGCAGAGCACATGCAACAACAGTCACAAAACAACATTCAGAAGGAAAATGGAGTTCAAATGCAATACTAATATATAAGGTTTCCAAGATTTTGATGTTGGGGTCCTTGGGGATGGTCCAGTTAATAAAGGCTGATCATTAGTCTTTCTAGCAGATCTCATGCAGCTGGCTGAATGGAAGCACTTAGGTGGGGTAAACCTACACATGAAACAAGTAATCAGAAAAATCGCAATACACTCCAGaatttgaaaatgaaatggttTATTTTTATCCTTTCTCTTCTACATGTATTTGAgtcatttctcttctctcaaATAATTCCTTGTATCAAATAAAAGACTGAGGTTCCCCCAACTTAGCCTCTATGTGAAGCAGtagtaattatttttaaaattttagacTTATAAGTTTCTCCGTTATTTTCCTAATGGAAGTTGCTATTAATCATTTACTTAAAATCAATTTTCGCTCATGATGGATCTTACGACCTTACAATTAGCAAATTCCCTAAGGAAGAAACTTGGCCACTATAAGAAGTACATCGTTAGGGGTCGAAGTAAAAGTTATGCATAAATTGAAACTTCACAAAGTTTTCTTATAAGGAGCCTCCAAGTCTCGTGGGAATCCGTGAGCCACATAGCATGTTTAATATATCCAACCAAGACAGCCTCCCTTGCTACCCATTGAAGCACATGAACCCTAACCAGCACAAGTAACACATTAGGTAAGGCCGGTCTTAATTCTACAAGACTCCTTACCAATGTTTATCAAAGGATCTTTAGTAAGCCATGTTATAGCTCAAATCAGACATAAAAGCAACTTCGACGATAGTGCCACTTAACACTTCCCACGTTTCTAACAGTCATACAATTGAAAGTTTCACCaagatatttcaaattttgttttatatttagtaTCATCTATGCAAAGCTATTCTCAACATTATTATTTGTAGTGatcaagtttaaggtgaaagATGAAATTAGCTCCACGTCAACCATATTAAATGCAATAGAACATTAGAACCAGACATCAAGAATATCATAGTTAGAGCTTTCACtaaaattttgttctttcatAGTGCTATGCTTGATCGCAGTGAAAAGAGGAGGGGTTGGAGGACTAGCGTAAGAATAAAAACGAGGAGGGACAGCATTTCTAGGGTTTGCTATGAAAGTGAAATTGGAGAATTTTCCTCCTATTTCTTCCTTCCCCCTTACACTAACCAACTGGAACTACATAACCAATGCTTTTTCGAATAAGAACTTCATAACCAATGCTTCTCACTACGCAGAAGTAGGTCACTTTGTTTTCCTATGCTCTACCGTCCTTCCCCCTTCCAACAACCAAAcatagggtgtgtttggtatggagggaaatattttcaaattttctcatgtttgattggtcaaaatatttggaaaacaagttccttaaaaatgagaaaatgatttGCTATTTTGCtgtccctttttctttcctacGTTTCTGCATCGATTACATTTCTTTTTGGTTGaaggtctatcggaaacaacctctctaccccacaattagcggtaaggtttgcgtacatcttaccctccctagaccctacttgtgggattacactgggtatgttgttgtaagtaGGGAAAATAAGTTTCATAAGTGACATTCCACATTAACTGTTACCCACCCCTCCAAAAaatcccacccccaccccacatCCCTAGCCCAGCATGCCAACCCCAATAGAGTTTGCTTAAATTCTATCTATATGATTTTGAGATAATATTTTCTGCTTATTTACGTACaccagaaaataagtaagaaacccacttattttccaggaaaacattttccttcataccaaacacacccatagTGCaataagttattttcaaaattactaACAGACTACACAGAGAATATTTGGAATTATCACACTACACAAAGCATATTTGAATTTATCACATAATTAGGATTTAAATCACGAATAACTAAACCAAACTATAAAATTTCCACAATCCATAATTCAATGGCACTAGAAAGCATACACAAAAAAGTTACAAACACAAATTACCataaaagttgaagaaaaaataacCCCAAAATTCTTAACAGTGTCAGATTATACAAAATGCACCTCACCTTTTACATGGATCCTTGATTGAGTTCAAGAGAAACCTGGATACTTGCATTTTAGTATTAGGACTAACTTTGACAAAATATGACAAGTAAAGGGACTAAAATAACAAACTGGGTATCTTTAGAAATGAAAATTATGGGCCAAGAAATTTGTAGGGGGGTTTAAGCACCATTTTgttgtacttattttcttttcatctgAATAATAATATCAGTTTGCAATGGAACGGGGCTTTGTGGAAGTCTTGTGAGGAGTAAACGGTACCGTTTTGGTGACTTTTGGCACAAGATGGTTTGGATATCCAGCTTTGAAAATTCACATTTCGAGGCCTAATGTCTTTTGAACCCATTATTTACCACTTAACCATTTTCTCCCagtaattttatttattcagtatactaaaaataaatattcatttttttattcagTTTAAAAACTAAGATTTACCACTTAGTTATtgatttacccttattattaattatataataatttttgaaTGCGTTTCTCAAAATATTAGATTTATTATATTCAAAGGGTAATACAgtaaatttatcattttattaattactttttaagGGGTGTGCCAAGACAAACGTGGACAAGTAataatggacggagggagtgatCACTTTAAggatttttaataattatttccGACTATACCGTGAACATTAAATAAGTATGcacaatatttaaaaagaaaaaaactggTCTACTTTTATTAAAAGGGAAAGGGTCAGATTTACCCCTGTACTTTGATAAATAGTTCACATTTATCCTTAATGAGTTTTTCTAACCAAACGTTCCCCTATCGTAAACAAAGTTGGTTGAATTGCCCCCAACCTTAAAGGGACCTCTGTGTCACTGACACCTATTAAAAATTGCCACATAATATCCTAGTCACCTTTTCCAACAATTTACCGTTGAATTAAATTAACCCCCTCCCCCAAAATTAAAATCCGACCCATTacccttcaaattaaaccctaaAAACATGAGACGGTAAAACTCCTCACGCCATCGGCCAATAA contains:
- the LOC132059479 gene encoding protein SCO1 homolog 2, mitochondrial, with amino-acid sequence MQVSRFLLNSIKDPCKRFTPPKCFHSASCMRSARKTNDQPLLTGPSPRTPTSKSWKPYILPGAVLGGFGGLILFLHYNDERRAIPKGQGEKFERSANQGPIIGGPFSLVDTEGHLVTERNLLGNWVLLYFGYTSSPDVGPAEVQKMAKTIDILESKQDQKILPVFVTIDPQRDTPSHLRAYLKEFDPRIMGLTGPVAAVRQMTQEYRVYFKKVDEEGDDYLVESSHNMYLVNPKMEVVRCFGVEYSGEELADAIVKELKKPET